The following coding sequences are from one Mycolicibacterium aichiense window:
- the thrB gene encoding homoserine kinase gives MTVKLPTGLTSHATVAASSANLGPGFDSLGLALGLYDEIVVETTDAGLIIEVEGEGAGQVPQTAEHLVVRALHRGLTAGGAGVPGLLVRCRNAIPHSRGLGSSAAAVVGGLAAANGLLAQADLEPLTDAQLIQLSSEFEGHPDNASAAVLGGAVVSWTDISTTPATYTAAPLRLHPDIRLFPGIPQVRSSTAETRVLLPDQVSHVDARFNLSRAALLVVALTERPDLLMAATDDVLHQPQRGPAMPASAEYLQVLRRCGVAAVLSGAGPSVLAITTSAELPAEAVEFGTATGFTVSEMSVGKAVRWSSGVAVRG, from the coding sequence GTGACCGTGAAACTGCCTACCGGCCTGACCTCCCACGCCACTGTGGCGGCGTCCAGCGCCAACCTCGGCCCGGGCTTCGACAGCCTCGGCCTGGCGCTGGGGCTTTACGACGAGATCGTGGTCGAGACCACCGACGCCGGGTTGATCATCGAGGTGGAGGGCGAAGGGGCCGGGCAGGTGCCGCAGACCGCCGAGCATCTGGTGGTCCGGGCCCTGCACCGGGGCCTGACGGCCGGTGGTGCGGGCGTCCCGGGACTGCTTGTGCGCTGCCGCAACGCGATTCCGCACTCTCGTGGTCTCGGTTCGTCCGCCGCGGCGGTTGTCGGAGGGTTGGCGGCCGCGAATGGCCTTCTGGCACAGGCGGATTTGGAACCGCTGACCGATGCGCAGCTGATCCAGCTGTCGTCGGAGTTCGAAGGTCACCCTGACAACGCGTCCGCCGCGGTCCTCGGTGGGGCAGTGGTGTCGTGGACCGACATCAGCACGACACCCGCGACGTACACGGCGGCTCCGCTGCGACTGCACCCGGACATCCGGCTGTTTCCGGGAATCCCGCAGGTAAGGTCGTCGACCGCGGAGACCCGGGTGCTGCTCCCTGACCAGGTCAGCCATGTCGATGCCCGCTTCAACCTGAGCAGGGCCGCGTTGCTGGTGGTTGCGCTCACGGAGCGGCCGGACTTGCTGATGGCGGCCACCGACGACGTTTTGCACCAGCCGCAGCGCGGGCCTGCCATGCCGGCCTCGGCGGAATACCTGCAGGTGCTGCGGCGTTGTGGAGTTGCAGCGGTGCTCTCCGGTGCTGGTCCGTCGGTCTTGGCCATCACGACCAGCGCGGAACTGCCGGCTGAGGCCGTCGAGTTCGGCACCGCGACGGGATTCACCGTCAGCGAGATGAGCGTCGGCAAAGCAGTTCGCTGGAGCTCGGGCGTCGCAGTCCGCGGCTGA